One window of Acropora palmata chromosome 1, jaAcrPala1.3, whole genome shotgun sequence genomic DNA carries:
- the LOC141859259 gene encoding uncharacterized protein LOC141859259, with protein sequence MRTYVNLRWGISLNEPTFVCTLFSKLMIPPIKWCDSFEFKILIPGNCSFNCEYSISLFSNSKECQTAIYVTMSSIFLTMCIYCQQSVRPRQEGLQCDGCLRWQHRTCNTGVSQSEYRDAVKTGASIDWRCLTCDIPLAESTALSEISVSVDPDVHFNSEQNSDQDILECEGFNPPVDSFDELTEASTIMPIEETNAESTIGSTIYELPTQPTIDESTIEGPTPHSVEQADQTLTFQIMEGASERGKRKLIDSCGFSYNVKRQRLHSTDWQCTVRPTAFTLNIFPDHVKQVPLVFVIMSGQKRRDYRAVLDAITSILPRPPRVTKVMLDFEKAVWSALRQTLPNVQLKGCSFHWTQALWRKVQGLGLQDAYRNDRGTHQLIRQLMALPYLPAEKIERRFLRLQQQATARPLQDFCSYIHENWISTQTFPPQTWSVFLEAVRTNNDLEGWHNGLNRRAKGRSQLPLYILIQLLHREASLVNMQIRLVSDKKLKRHQRSTYRAMLRRLFDLWKQYEDGQRNSKELLEACSHLVQVM encoded by the exons ATGCGAACTTATGTTAATTTAAGGTGGGGCATTTCACTAAATGAACCAACCTTTGTTTGCACATTGTTTTCTAAATTAATGATTCCTCCAATCAAATGGTGTGACTCGTTCGAATTTAAAATCTTGATCCCGGGTAATTGCTCATTCAATTGTGAATACTCTATTAGCTTATTCAGCAACTCTAAAGAGTGTCAAACCGCGATCTACGTTACGATGTCTTCGATCTTCCTTACGATGTGTATTTATTGTCAGCAATCAGTTCGACCCCGTCAAGAAGGCCTCCAGTGTGATGGCTGCCTCCGTTGGCAGCACCGCACCTGCAACACGGGCGTATCACAGTCTGAATACCGAGACGCAGTTAAAACCGGTGCATCTATCGACTGGCGTTGCTTAACATGCGACATCCCTCTGGCTGAAAGTACCGCCTTGAGTGAAATCTCCGTATCGGTCGATCCTGACGTTCACTTCAACTCCGAGCAGAATAGCGATCAAG ATATCCTTGAGTGCGAAGGGTTTAACCCTCCAGTAGACTCGTTTGATGAGCTTACGGAGGCGTCGACCATTATGCCCATTGAAGAGACCAATGCTGAATCCACCATCGGATCAACAATTTACGAACTTCCAACCCAGCCGACCATTGACGAATCCACCATCGAGGGACCAACACCTCATTCAGTTGAGCAAGCAGACCAGACACTGACGTTTCAGATTATGGAGGGTGCCAGCGAGAGAGGAAAGCGAAAGCTCATTGACAGCTGTGGATTCAGCTATAACGTCAAGAGGCAGCGCCTTCATTCAACCGACTGGCAATGCACTGTTCGTCCAACG GCATTCACTCTTAATATCTTTCCTGATCACGTGAAGCAGGTGCCACTGGTTTTCGTCATAATGTCCGGGCAAAAACGGCGAGACTACAGAGCGGTCCTTGATGCGATAACATCCATTCTCCCTCGCCCACCGAGAGTCACTAAGGTAATGCTGGATTTTGAAAAAGCTGTTTGGAGCGCGCTCCGCCAGACCCTCCCAAATGTGCAGCTTAAAGGTTGTTCATTCCACTGGACACAAGCCCTATGGAGAAAG GTACAAGGGCTTGGACTCCAAGATGCCTACAGAAATGACCGCGGCACCCACCAACTGATAAGGCAACTTATGGCTTTACCTTACCTCCCTGCTGAAAAGATCGAAAGAAGATTCCTTCGACTCCAGCAGCAAGCAACTGCCAGACCCTTGCAGGACTTCTGCAGTTACATCCACGAGAATTGGATCAGCACCCAGACCTTCCCGCCACAGACGTGGAGCGTGTTCCTGGAAGCTGTAAGGACCAACAATGACCTAGAAGGTTGGCACAATGGCCTGAACCGGCGCGCCAAAGGACGTTCGCAGCTACCCCTCTACATCTTAATCCAGCTATTACACCGGGAAGCCAGCTTGGTGAACATGCAAATCCGTCTGGTTTCTGACAAAAAGCTCAAGAGACACCAGCGGTCGACCTACAGAGCTATGCTGAGAAGACTCTTCGACCTCTGGAAGCAGTATGAGGACGGCCAAAGGAACTCGAAGGAGCTTCTGGAGGCCTGTTCTCACCTCGTTCAAGTAatgtaa
- the LOC141859266 gene encoding gamma-butyrobetaine dioxygenase-like, producing MFQFFRQLPKARVNFRAQRFNQIKTSCEYVAATTSNFLVHEVISDKENRMLNVTWNNKSVSRYPYVFLRDNCRCSACFHESSYQRRFDTVGNLDLKIFPDKLEVTPHGGELVITWPDGHVSKFDSEWLHSRRLSEEGESAKKTSFLNKKGVEFWDAKKLQGNIPRSDFGEILEDDRALFNWLSSMHKLGIALVCNTPLKVGQVDKLCQRVGHAKPTHYGHSFQVKAKYGANNLAYTTDWLPLHTDLPFLDYPPGVQVLHCIEQVPGSSGRNQFVDGFYVSKVLKEQDPKKFDVLSSTRLHFSDVGDDCFGEFDMQFARTTIELDEHGQLSRFIHNNHVRDSLMTVSPERAIELYDAYVTIGKMMRDPANQIEYKMVPGDMVTFNNYRVMHGRTGFTVTDEGSRFLCGIYMDWDIMYSRLRALAKKLNVPSPC from the exons atgtttcAGTTCTTCAGGCAACTGCCAAAGGCCCGAGTCAATTTTAGAGCGCAACGCTTCAATCAGATCAAAACGAGCTGTGAATATGTAGCTGCAACAACCTCCAATTTTCTTGTACACGAGGTCATAAGTGACAAAGAAAATAGAATGCTCAATGTAACTTGGAACAACAAATCTGTAAGCCGCTACCCTTATGTTTTCCTTCGCGATAACTGCAGATGCTCTGCGTGCTTTCACGAGTCAAGCTACCAACGAAGATTTGACACTGTCGGGAATctagatttgaaaatttttcctGACAAGCTCGAAGTTACGCCACACGGAGGAGAGTTGGTTATCACTTGGCCAGACGGCCATGTGAGCAAATTCGATTCGGAATGGCTCCATTCACGAAGACTTAGCGAGGAAGGGGAGTCGGCCAAGAAAACCTCCTTTCTTAACAAGAAAGGGGTCGAATTCTGGGAcgcaaaaaaattacaaggTAATATTCCTAGAAGCGACTTCGGAGAGATTCTAGAAGATGACCGAGCGCTTTTTAACTGGTTGAGTTCAATGCACAAATTGGGGATTGCTTTGGTGTGTAATACGCCTCTCAAAGTCGGACAAGTCGATAAATTATGTCAACGAGTTGGACACGCAAAACCTACTCACTATGG ACATAGCTTTCAAGTTAAAGCCAAGTACGGTGCAAACAACTTAGCTTACACCACAGACTGGCTGCCCCTGCACACTGACTTACCATTTTTGGACTACCCTCCTGGA GTTCAGGTCCTTCACTGTATCGAGCAGGTGCCTGGCTCCTCTGGCAGGAACCAGTTTGTAGATGGCTTTTATGTATCGAAGGTGTTAAAAGAACAAGATCCCAAGAAATTTGACGTTTTGTCATCCACACGATTGCACTTCTCTGACGTTGGAGACGACTGTTTTGGAGAATTTGACATGCAGTTTGCTCGCACAACAATAGA GTTGGACGAACATGGACAACTCTCACGATTTATCCACAACAATCATGTCCGAGATTCTCTCATGACTGTCTCACCGGAGCGAGCTATCGAGCTTTACGATGCGTATGTAACTATCGGTAAAATGATGAGAGACCCAGCAAATCAGATCGAGTATAAAATGGTTCCTGGTGACATGGTAACCTTCAATAACTACCGTGTTATGCATGGCAGAACAGGATTTACCGTCACAGACGAGGGCAGCCGATTCTTGTGCGGTATCTACATGGATTGGGACATTATGTATTCGCGTCTAAGAGctcttgcaaaaaaactgAATGTCCCAAGTCCTTGCTAG
- the LOC141859309 gene encoding uncharacterized protein LOC141859309, whose translation MASSKILDLSREGKNLRLRIAASDLSVSRLSRAFQVETNSLYLKEEFGDMSFWPNESGRFNVLHLDDGHSLQVMGEDLQTYSNVSQIAEQHSGQLSQVFTYGGTPGSSSRPALFGGNKRKGGAIVKIIHAEMTQKNEKGPPSFQDLGQTYINMSEDTANVHYVLSKARDAFNDPSLELVTSNGLKIMDNEGTKGLAFWKCGSRRIYAVRVMSNARTSLKRSGKSKAKATSTSYHDISDDSDEDFTPKRSRGVNHGDIQTVNYQINEVKSMVSDILKVNQALSLPLGVFKLLRDAFMCKICHATPMTPPVIATKCCNTLLGCEECVNTWFDGADGLSKKCPHCNEPRGYASTFQFKGIDEF comes from the exons ATGGCAAGCAGTAAGATACTGGACCTTTCACGCGAGGGAAAGAATCTTCGACTTCGCATCGCAGCGTCTGACTTATCGGTATCCAGACTTTCTCGAGCGTTCCAG gttgaaacaaattcaCTTTATCTAAAAGAAGAGTTTGGTGACATGTCATTTTGGCCAAATGAGTCTGGACGATTTAATGTGCTGCACCTGGATGATGGACATTCCCTTCAAGTTATGGGGGAGGATCTGCAGACCTACTCAAATGTGTCACAAATTGCAGAGCAGCACTCTGGACAACTTAGCCAAGTATTCACATATGGGGGCACTCCTGGGAGCTCTTCAAGGCCAGCACTATTTGGTGGAAATAAACGGAAAGGTGGTGCCATTGTGAAAATTATACACGCAGAAATGACCCAGAAGAATGAGAAGGGACCCCCATCTTTCCAAGATCTTGGGCAGACATACATTAACATGAGTGAAGATACAGCTAATGTTCACTATGTTCTGTCCAAGGCAAGGGATGCCTTCAATGATCCCTCTCTGGAGTTGGTGACTAGCAATGGTCTGAAGATAATGGACAATGAAGGCACTAAAG GTTTGGCTTTTTGGAAATGTGGAAGCAGAAGAATTTATGCTGTCAGGGTCATGAGCAATGCGCGGACTTCTCTTAAGAGATCGGGCAAGTCAAAGGCAAAGGCAACTTCCACTTCATATCATGACATTTCTGATGATAGTGATGAGGACTTTACTCCTAAGAGGTCCAGAGGTGTTAATCATGGAGATATTCAGACAGTAAATTATCAAATCAATGAAGTGAAATCAATGGTTTCTGACATATTGAAAGTGAACCAAGCTTTGTCCTTGCCACTTGGAGTTTTCAAACTGTTAAGAGATGCATTCATGTGCAAAATATGTCATGCAACACCTATGACACCCCCAGTAATTgcaacaaaatgttgcaatACCTTGCTTGGTTGTGAGGAATGTGTTAATACTTGGTTTGATGGGGCTGATGGTTTAAGTAAGAAGTGCCCACATTGCAATGAACCTAGAGGATATGCCTCTACATTTCAATTTAAAGGTATAGATGAGTTTTAA
- the LOC141859316 gene encoding uncharacterized protein LOC141859316 yields the protein MDDVSVEFVKDLVVTQRKTHFEVSLLLKEAYPDRRGLSLRSVRRFCLKNGIHAQNRLSNDELEQCTKEVVARVGPTWGRKMVKGYMASCGITAGDKRVGRALSVVSPLYQAQRNSNTARQTNPFPYHADYFGHKLHMDQNEKLAMYGLTEVSACDGYSGKIVAFATMPVKNNVLIYEHIYRTASSSMAFGIN from the exons ATGGACGACGTAAGCGTCGAGTTTGTAAAAGATCTTGTTGTGACTCAGCGGAAAACGCACTTTGAAGTTAGTTTGTTGCTAAAAGAAGCATATCCCGATAGGAGAGGACTCAGTTTGAGGTCAGTTCGAAGGTTTTGTTTAAAGAATGGGATACACGCGCAAAATCGCCTGTCTAATGATGAATTGGAACAGTGCACCAAGGAAGTTGTTGCACGG GTTGGACCCACATGGGGTCGAAAAATGGTGAAAGGATATATGGCCAGTTGTGGTATAACAGCTGGTGACAAGCGTGTCGGAAGAGCTTTGTCAGTTGTGTCTCCTCTGTATCAAGCCCAGAGGAATTCCAACACTGCCAGGCAAACCAATCCCTTTCCTTACCATGCTGACTATTTTGGTCACAAGTTGCACATGGACCAAAATGAGAAACTGGCAATGTATGGTTTAACTGAAGTCAGTGCATGTGATGGCTATAGTGGAAAGATTGTGGCTTTTGCAACAATGCCAGTGAAGAACAATGTATTGATCTACGAGCACATTTACAG AACCGCTTCATCCAGCATGGCATTTGGGATCAACTAA
- the LOC141859273 gene encoding gamma-butyrobetaine dioxygenase-like translates to MFLSLRRLCKSRIILRTQNLSQFAKSDAIGPTETSKYLVQGIERNNEERMLHVKWKGDLVSRYPYVFLRDNCRCSECFHESSYQRRFDPVDNLDLNILPKKMEVTQYGENLIITWPDGHISAFDSGWLHSRRLIEGRDSKEGLNRKGVEFWDSKKLQGQIPRHDFREVMEEDGALFSWLSSMHKLGVALICNTPLKVGQVDELCQRVGHAKSTHYGHNFEVKTKYGPSNLAYTSDRLPLHMDLPFYDYPPGVQLLHCIEQVTGPGGANQFVDGFHVSKLLKDLDPKKFDLLSSSRLHFFDVGRDEFGDFDMKFERLTIELDGNGQLFRFIYNNHVRDSIMSVSPERAVELYEAYVTLGKMMRDPANQIEYKMAPGDMVTFNNCRVMHGRSEFALTEQVSRFLSGMYMDWDIMYSRLRALSSKLNIPCPCY, encoded by the exons atgTTTTTATCCTTAAGGCGACTTTGCAAGAGTAGAATCATCTTACGAACTCAAAATCTCAGCCAATTCGCGAAAAGCGATGCAATCGGGCCTACAGAAACCTCTAAGTATTTGGTACAAGGCATCGAGAGAAACAATGAAGAGAGAATGCTTCACGTAAAATGGAAAGGCGACTTAGTAAGCCGCTACCCTTATGTGTTCCTTCGCGATAACTGCAGATGCTCCGAGTGTTTTCATGAGTCTAGCTATCAGAGAAGGTTTGACCCCGTAGACAATTTAGATTTGAACATTTTGCCGAAGAAAATGGAAGTAACGCAATACGGGGAAAACCTGATTATAACTTGGCCTGACGGCCATATTAGTGCATTCGACTCGGGATGGCTCCATTCGCGAAGACTCATCGAGGGCAGGGACTCGAAAGAAGGTCTCAACAGAAAAGGGGTCGAGTTCTGGGACTCGAAAAAATTACAAGGTCAAATTCCAAGGCATGATTTTCGTGAGGTTATGGAAGAGGACGGGGCCCTTTTTAGCTGGCTGAGTTCAATGCACAAATTAGGGGTTGCACTGATTTGCAATACACCGCTCAAGGTCGGACAAGTCGATGAATTATGCCAACGAGTTGGACACGCTAAATCTACTCACTACGG ACACAACTTTGAAGTTAAAACGAAGTATGGACCAAGTAACTTGGCTTACACCTCTGACCGACTTCCCCTACATATGGACTTGCCGTTTTACGACTACCCTCCAGGG gTTCAGTTACTTCACTGCATTGAGCAAGTTACTGGGCCTGGCGGCGCCAACCAGTTTGTCGATGGCTTTCATGTATCAAAACTTTTGAAAGACCTAGATCCTAAGAAATTCGATCTGCTGTCATCTTCACGACTGCATTTTTTCGATGTTGGAAGGGACGAGTTTGGAGATTTTGATATGAAATTTGAACGCCTAACGATAGA GTTGGATGGAAATGGACAACTTTTTCGCTTCATTTACAACAACCATGTTCGGGATTCCATCATGAGTGTGTCACCGGAGCGTGCTGTTGAGCTCTACGAAGCTTATGTAACCCTTGGGAAAATGATGAGAGATCCGGCAAATCAAATCGAATATAAAATGGCTCCTGGTGACATGGTGACCTTTAACAATTGCCGTGTCATGCACGGCCGGTCAGAGTTTGCACTAACAGAACAAGTAAGCCGTTTCTTGAGTGGTATGTACATGGATTGGGACATCATGTACTCACGCCTGCGAGCTCTTTCCAGCAAGTTGAATATCCCGTGTCCCTGCTATTAA